In the genome of Raphanus sativus cultivar WK10039 chromosome 9, ASM80110v3, whole genome shotgun sequence, the window tcagaatttttttttccagatattttatacataaatataattatacaaattttggatttgtttAGATGATGTCCAATAAATATTGGGCATATATTTTATCGTAGacgcaaaaaaaaatattcgatgtaattaaacacattgttatttctcaaaatattatattagtacatacattgcaaatcatgtataacatttataaataaaattaaaattgacacCGTTCGGTCGAGTCGAGCGGGTCAAAATTTACGGTAGTTtgtatttataatgtttatctCTAAGTATCCGTAAAATTATTGTGCAACACTTAGTACTTTTAGTAAACCCAATCTAAATTAGCCGTgataagttgacaaaaaaaaattagccgTGAAAAAAAGAGAGGCGACATGTGATCATATATAGCGATGGGTCATCAATTGAATTTGTATTCTTATGATAAGTGCCAACCATGCTTATTTTGGGGCTTCTCTTCTTATTGCAGAAGTAGCCCCCATGTTCACGTGATCCCTTTTCTCCATTCTTGCCctatatattcatattaaccTTTCTTATCTTTCCTCCATCCGCTCTTCTCAACATGAAGTCATCCAAActctcatctatttctctctGTTTCATTCTCATTTGCATTATCTTCTTTCCTCAAAAATCCTTCTCATGTGGCTCCTGCAACCCCAGGAAGGGTGGAAAACACTCCACTAAACCCCCGGTGACCGTTCCGAAGTTACCTGTTCCTCCAGTGACCGTACCTAAGCTTCCAGTTCCTCCGGTGACAGTTCCTAAGCTACCTGTTCCTCCAGTCACCGTCCCAAAGCTACCTGTACCTCCCGTGACCGTCCCAGAACTACCACTTCCCCCGGTTGGAGGGCTACCCATTCCTCCGGTTGGGGGGCTACCCATACCTCCGGTTGGAGGGCTACCCATACCTCCGGTTGGAGGGTTACCCATACCTCCGGTTGGAGGGCTACCCACATTGCCACTGCCACCGTTGCCGATTGTGGGTCCTCTTCTTCCTCCAGGGACAACCCCTCCTAGTTCAGGAGGAAAAGATTGCCCTCCACCCCCGGGTAGCCATAAGTCCCCACCAGGCACTGGGAAGGCGACATGTCCAATAGACACGCTGAAGTTGGGGGCGTGTGTTGACTTGTTGGGAGGTTTAGTAAAGATAGGGTTAGGAGACCCAGCCGTTAACAAATGCTGTCCGATACTTAAAGGCCTCGCTGAAGTTGAAGCAGCAGCTTGTCTCTGCACTACacttaagcttaaagctcttaACCTTAAGCTGTACGTTCCAGTTgctcttcagcttcttcttaCCTGTGGCAAAAACCCACCTCCGGGCTACACTTGCTCCATCTGAGAAATTTAGTCCAGTTAAAGGGTATGCTAATTTTTCTTTCCTTTAAATTAAAACTTCAATCTTCGCtaagaaattatatattacCCACACGTGTTTAACCCAATTACTGAAGTACATTAATGTGCATGCAATTGTGTATGATAGTATTATATTGTATGATTTCATCACtaatgtttattttgtttttgggttACGCAGAtaacttggagaaaaaaaagtGAGAAGACAATGGCAGAGCTCTGGTTTTTCATTTCACGTGTATTAATCATGTCCAATCCTTTCCCTTTGATTCTTTCACATATCTATCCCTTCTGCTTGTATCGTTGTGGTTCTAGATTTATGATTCTTCTCTTGTATGAAAGTAcgatttgaaattatttatttttaacgaATGAATTGAGGTGTgtgaaaatattattgtaaaaCAACAGGGAAACAAGAGAATGCAAGAGCAACCCATTTTGAGCTTCTACACACTAAAAGTAATCGTTTTAAATATTGACGATTAACTGATTaacaaatgataaaaaaaacatttcttaaaAGGTAAATTGGGTCTATCAAATGAGATAACTTTCTCTCATGCAGCTCTCAGatctttttacctttttgagttatttttaatatgaaaaaccTAGTAAAAAAACTGTCAGTGCGCATAAAGTAAACTAGTTAATTTTTCGGTGCTTATGCccgaatataaatatttattaatatttattttacttttacataatttataacttatgttttaattaatatatatgatttattctagatgatattattttattttaattatgatttattataaatgatattattttattttaattatatatgattgtggatatataatatcttgttagtttagttattatttgaatatattggataacatatatttttccGAGTCaaccataatatttttattctatagattaaaatttgattatttgttttgCATTTAATTTGATTCTTGTCATAAACGGTAAATATATGTTGCTTTAGAGTCagatagtaaataaaataaaatattaatcgaTTCAAAGTTACATGAATGAAAATAacaatgataatattttaaaacttcatgcatatatataactAGATATGAGTCTGTTCGTTACAatagattttgtttaatattttaatttaatagagaatataaaataacaaatcatttattatatttttatatagtacaTAGATGAATTGTTATCAACTTTGTACCTAGAGATAGTGAAAACActatatttaaaagtttaaattgaATTCAATCTAAAATAAGAATTAgaatgaaataattaaaaaaattaaaattaaataacgcCAATCGAGTCAATGATAACATTATACACTTTCTTATGTACTAAGTTAATGTcttattaaataagtttttaaatttttcttttttctaagatttgtttaaaaaaattatattttataaatattctttttatttaaaattaaaaaatatttacatttctgttcaggattttagaaaaggagAATTGTTGTCATATAaccttttacaattatattctctttagaatttcagaaaaggtaaattgttatcaaataacTATTTCTagttactaataaaaatattaaaattactatttttaaaatttgtatcaatactattttaaaacttatttttaattaaataagttttagtatcatgttcatcatcaaattctctcctaaaatattatcaaacaattttttacaattttcttttggttttgacttaaaaaatatgatacaaatctcTTTTATTTAGGATTTTATTTCAAAGGAAAacaattatcaaatattttttacagttTTAGAGTCTTggaaaatgaaattaatattacataggtgatgattgtttaaaaggattatatattttttttttttggcttttagtttttacaatttggtttttcatttttggtttttcacttttggttttgattttgcaGTAGATTTTAGATTTCTGAAAAACAAGATTGGtggtttagattttagtttctggtttctgattttattttttgagttttgaattattttatatcttttttcttctataattgtatgaatgatttatttatttttaagtatatacactattttaaaaaacttgacttaaaatttattttaaaatactaaaatgactAATAGAATATACCATACtttcaataaaataatacagaTAAACTTTTAGCAACATATGTAAATTTACAATAAagtaaatgttaaaaattaagttaattttattgatatgtttttgaaaaatgttctttatataaatataaattaattttattgacaAGTCTagttatatgtaaattaattgTCAATGTTCTTCTTTCTCACTGAACACAAATAATTGGTGAATTActtgtaaattattttctattatattttaataaatatactGATTTAAAATATAGTGCACACGGTGAATAGATTATTAGTTTGTGATTTGTATACATGTGTTTTGTAGATTAAATGTAGATTTTATATAGTAGAtgtttctttaaattaataatttccgcaaaattaaagaaaaaaagtagtGTTTGTAGTGAGCAAAAACCAGAAAATATGGATTCTAGCTTTTAAgcaaaaaacaataaaacaaaggGAAAACTAGTTTCCTTTAAAATTAGGAAATCTATTTTGCTAAAATCATGATTGGATAAAAATAGTGTTTAGAAAATCAAAAACtacttttacaattatatttttgtctaggatttagaaaaataaaattactatcaaataattatttctagttaatattaaatatttttcagagttgccattttcaaaattcgttttttcaatatcactaatattttctacagtttttattgttaattaattaacttcttaaaaagaaattatttaaataactaTTAGTATCATGTTGatcattaaaaatttaaagtaaaattactattaatttttctctggtaaaaagaaaaataattctTATTTGGTTaagattaaaaaggaaaaaatattttacaaatcttttttatttaggcttttaataaaaatatttactttcacATAATCATAGGTTTTTATTGACACATTCACaacctatattttttttatcacaatCATTTCGGttgaaatatttgaagttattttttgtttataatttttaacacaaaattatctattaaaataaagttaGTTGATTATAAGAACAATAAGATTAATTTCgcagttttatttatttagacatttaaaaaggaaatatttattttataattagtttttctttaagatttttataCAACTagcttattttttataaacaaatttctgtttaattagtcatatttttttatcttatatgTACAAACACATATTCATCATATTTACACATACCCATGTACGAaaacaacataataattaataaattatattagcaTCATATGATATATtaatgataatataaaattgaGTTATatcaagaattaaaaaaattctcatGTATTATTTTTCATGACAATGCTattgtgttttgtaaaaataatatgtggaaacataaaactaaatatagatgtgaaatattcattttcattttaaaaaatcctaaataaatttaaaagaatatttggtagcatttttattttaaaaataatactaaacaaaaaaagaattatttcaCATGTTTTAAGTCCTAAACAAAGGAGAATTGTAAAaggttatttgaaaataattttgatgatgaacatgatattaaattttcttattaaaaattaaatataagaaTGGTAGtgatagaaattttaaaatattaattttaaaactaattgatagtaatttattttttcagaaattCTACACAGAAAATAATTGTTAAAGATtctatgatattatttttttctaaaatcgtaaacaaaaaaattgtaaaacagtATACAGTagtatttttcttttccttttttaaattctaaataaaatgGACTTATGAAATAGAatgttttccttttaaaaatcttaacaaaattgacaaatttttaattttattttatagtaatcttttaaatataattgatgaaaaatctTACTAAACctatttaataaacaaaaataaaattaggatATTGTCGTGATTAGtctttatatatgtttagtCATACCAAAGTCAAACACatgtttgatatatattttcatgtttgctaataaaatgataattattaCTGTCACTTTAACTGATATTTATATATGCTTGGTCAATACCAAATCAGACTTCATCGTcatattattacatttttgtttttagtatatTGCTTTTatctagtttattttaattaaatttttatgatggaaatatatattaaaataatgaattgagaaaattatttaatataagataagtttcttatatatgtgaaatatttgcagctttttgttataattttgtaacatttaattatctactgaaaaatgaaagttatttatcaataaaaaggaaaaaatatacttttacaatttttctttgtaaatatttttaaaaggaatactatttattttatagtttgtattttacaatttttctttgttaagataataatttttagtatcatgtttatcattaaagtcttaaaagtaaaaaattactcttaaataaaaaaattcattttttgtcaggatttaaaaagaaaaataaaagaagtattctttggttaagattttaaaaggaaaaatatattttacatatctcttttatttatgattttaggaTAAAAGAAGCTTTTTACATAATGGCAggttttttgaaattatttttggtttataattttttttaaccaaaaattatctattaaagggaatttatttattgataataagaataaaatttctttttactattttactttattagacttaaaaaggaaagttacttattttataattagtttttctttaagATTTCTCATTTTTCATTAACCAATTTGTAGGATagtatatcatataaaaaaaatataattcattttctaaaatcttaaaaagaACCTTAGagactatttttgtaatgaatttttttttttgtaaacctcttttaaattctaaaaaaatagaattatatcatatttttgacatatgtcataatcttaaaaatttattgacacatgtcGATATTATGTTAATTAGCAAATTTGaaaaaccaagctttatatataataagataagttatacaaaataacttaactgaaataattttttaatatctatataattttattttagaatttcatatttatttattaatatgttgattcattctataatttatatgtataacaAATATTACAATAAATAATAGAGAAAATGACTTAGATAGTCTTACAGCAACATATTTTTCCCATTTTAGATCCTAAGGCCCAAAGTcacaaaattgttttatttaacaGGACAAGTTACCTTTTTATCCATTTCACTAATTCTCCAATTACATTAAAAACTATGATAAGACATGCGTCTTGCGCATGGTGAATGGTGAATTTTATatgaaaagtatttaaaaaatattctatgaaaaaaataaaatttatattcttgattgaattaatattttggctcttaaacaattttttaaaactttttttgttaattacataatttgtttactgATGAGCTGatctcatttttaaaaaaatattttaggtcaaaAATCACTTATCGCATAAAAACCTAACATTTAGGCCGAAAAATCTCATGCAtactatttggttacaatgAACTATACCAGCTCagttttatatcatgatttagcaatttaaaattaattatgaatataagaAGTTTACGTGCACGTGCCAATCCAAtatatcttcaatatttttctcctttttattttgttttttcacttTGGTTATTGTTcgattaaaatattgattttagagtttttttctcattttgttctcttgtttggcctgagatttaaaattattaaagagataCATACTTAGGTTAAGATCTACGTCTTATGTATACTAAATATTTCACAGGTTTTCGAAATATggttgaagtttttttttgtttgtggaGGAAAATCGTAAACTCATAAACCGATAGTTTCATAAAAatccatatatatttttatgctttgtaatttacatataaagtagaatattttattttataatatagatgtaatttacatatatacttaaaattcCATGTATAcattgttattttatttgtgcataatattatattaaaatttttgtaacttgatgcaatttgatgtcattgtattattcatatattaacctgttgtttttgttagtttattttaaaatgaaacaacatactgaaaatttatttttttattagttttctatgaattatttttaattttatgatattttgtttttttttaattgaactctcaaattttttatttttgactaaactaaataaggtaatactatatttacaaattgttttatataatatatatactatatatttcagtttgtgtttttattatcacCACAAAGAAATAATAA includes:
- the LOC108823564 gene encoding 36.4 kDa proline-rich protein, whose translation is MKSSKLSSISLCFILICIIFFPQKSFSCGSCNPRKGGKHSTKPPVTVPKLPVPPVTVPKLPVPPVTVPKLPVPPVTVPKLPVPPVTVPELPLPPVGGLPIPPVGGLPIPPVGGLPIPPVGGLPIPPVGGLPTLPLPPLPIVGPLLPPGTTPPSSGGKDCPPPPGSHKSPPGTGKATCPIDTLKLGACVDLLGGLVKIGLGDPAVNKCCPILKGLAEVEAAACLCTTLKLKALNLKLYVPVALQLLLTCGKNPPPGYTCSI